Below is a window of Gammaproteobacteria bacterium DNA.
GTGAGCGACACAAGATCTTGACACCCCAGCCTGCCACCCCCGAGGCGGTCGCAGGGGTCGTCGCGGAACTCGTGGCCCACTTCCAGTGGCGAGGCCCGATCGGCTGCACCTTTCCTGCTGTTGTGCGTCGCGGTGTCATCTGCACGGCCGCGAACGTAGACCAGTCGTGGGTGGGTATGGACGGGGAGTCGCTGTTCCGGCAGGCAACGGGGCTGTCGGTGAGGCTTCTCAACGATGCCGACGCCGCGGGCGTCGCCGAGATGCGGTTCGGTGCCGGCAGAGGACGCGGCGGCGTCGTCATGCTGCTGACGTTTGGGACCGGTATCGGAAGTGCCATGTTTGTCGATGGACGGCTCATGCCGAACACGGAACTCGGCCACCTGGAGTTCCGGGGTGGTGATGCCGAACACTACGCGGCAGCTCGGGTCCGCAAGGAGGAGAAGCTGAGCTGGCACGAGTGGGGGAAGAGAGTCGATCGATTCCTCGACTATCTCGACTTGCTGTTCTCACCCGACCTCTTCATTGTCGGTGGCGGGGTGAGTCGCAGGTTCGAGCGTTTTTCCGAAGCGCTTTCAGTGAGAACCGAGGTGGTTCCGGCCGTTCTCCAGAACGAAGCCGGGATCATCGGGGCTGCGTTGTTGGCCTCCGAGACCTGAGGTTATTTTTCCCTGTATTGCCGACACGGCAGAGTCGACGTGTGGGATGATGCGCTGAGTCTCGGAGGAGGGATTTGCATGACCAGCGATGGTGCTGAAGGAACTGCGAACGGAACGATGATGAATCGGGTCATTCGCGCTGTCAAGCTCGATCCGACCTTGTACAAAGAGGTGTCCGGAGACGGAACCAAGACTACCGAAGCGATGATCGTGGTTGCCCTCGCCGCCCTCATCGGGGGCCTCGGGCCGATCATCGGTCCCGGCCACTTCAGATTCGGTGGCTGGATCCTGATGGCGATTCTGGCCCCGACGCTCTTTCTTGGAATCGGAACCGGTGTGTTGTGGCTCATCGGAAAGCTGTTCAGCGGCAAGGCGGAGTTCATTCAGATGTTCCGCCCGCTCGGTTACGCGTATGCACCATACGCCCTCGGGATCATCCCGTTCATCGGCGGCATCATCGGAGGCCTCTGGGGACTTGCCTGCGCTGTCATCGCCGTGCGCGAGTCGGAGGAAGTCTCGACGGGATCTGCCGTCGCCATTGTGCTGATCCCGGCAGTGATTATCTTCATCCTGATGCTGATCGTCGGTGCCGTCATCGGTATGGCAATGCTTGGACTGGCGAGGAGCTGAAGGCTCACATCGGAAGTTGAAGGTTCGGGGCAGCATGCCCCGAACCTTCCGTATCCCAGATCACAGACCTGCGCCGGCAGGCCGGACGACGAGGCCGGGCGAGAACTCAGGCGATTTCCGCCTCAAATCTCTGGGCTCGGTCAAGAGCGATCCGCACGGTGACTGTGATCGCGGTCTCCCCGTGCTGTTCATCCACCACTTCTCCCTCCCGGTGTAGGGCGGCGAGGACCTCCCCACGCGTGTACGGGATCGTCAAGGTCCTGAGGACCATCGCAGGGCTGAGGGCGTCGGCGATCCGTCCCAGCATCTCGTCGATCCCTTCTCCGGTGGCAGCCGAGAACGCGAGAGCCTCCGGGTGCAAGGCGAGCAGACGGTGGAGGCGGATGGGATCCGCGGAGTCCTGTTTGTTGAGAGCCAGCAATTCCGGAATCGCTGCAGCGCCGAGATCGGCGAGCACGTCCCTGACCGTGGCTATATGGGATTCGGCGTCCTGATCCGAGGCGTCGACCACATGGATCATCAGGGTGGCGTCGGCGACCTCGTCGAGTGTCGATCGGAACGCCTCGATGAGTCCGTGGGGAATGCGTCGTACGAAACCGACGGTGTCGGAGAAGACGACCTGCGGGCCGTCCGGAATCTGGAGTTTCCTGATGGTGGCGTCGAGTGTCGAGAAGAGGCGATCTTCCACGAGCACGTCGGTTCCGGTGAGGCGATTCAGCAGTGTCGACTTTCCTGCGTTCGTGTACCCGACAAGGGCAACCAAGGGGACGTTGTTTCTTCGGCGGGCCTTGCGTTGCGTCATTCGAGTGCCGTGGAGCTTTGCGAGGTCTTGTTCGAGGCGAGTGATCCGTCGTTCGATGCGACGTCGGTCGGTCTCCAGTTTCGTCTCGCCCGGCCCGCGTGTCCCGATGCCTCCCGCCTGCCTGCTCAGAGCCGTGCCGTGTCCGCGGAGCCGCGGAAGGTGGTAGCGAAGCAGTGCCAGTTCGACCTGAAGCATGCCGGCCCTGCTCGTGGCGTGCTGGGCGAAGATGTCGAGGATCAGCCCGGATCGGTCGACGACGTCGCAGCCGAAGATCTTCTGGAGGTTCCGCTGCTGCGTCGGTGTGAGGTCGTCGTCGAAGATGACGACGTCGACGTCGAGACGCCGGGTCTCCTCTGCGAGCCGCGATGCCTGGCCTGGGCCGATGAACGTTGCGGGATCGGGTTTCCGGTGTCGCAGCGATGCTTGACCGACAGGGTCGGACCCTGCGGTATCGGTCAGGCGGGCCAACTCGTCGAGGGAAGCGGCGGTGTCGAACAGCGAACCGACGAGGAAGGCGCGCTGGCGAGTGATCTCGAGGTCGGTGACGGTGGCTGTCAGCCTGCGTCCGGTGCGACCTTCCGATGGCGTCACAGGTAGCGGCCTCCGGGAGGCTGATCTTCGTGCTTTTCCTCGGCGATGATCTGCGCTTCCCGTACGGCGATCACGACCTGGCCGGTGATCGGCCAGATGAACCGCCATGCCTCCGTGGGAACCGCCCAGAATCGGTTGCCGTTCTCGACATCGATGAGTGCGAGGGCCTCGGTCGACTTCTCCGCCACGGTCGCAGCCGGCACCAGCAGCCCGGAGCGGGTGGTGGACTCTTGGACGAGATGGCCGACGCGCCATCCGGGGAGCACCCGGAATCCGTCGGTGTTGTCAG
It encodes the following:
- a CDS encoding ROK family protein, with amino-acid sequence MDILGIDIGGSGIKGAPVDVERGALTRERHKILTPQPATPEAVAGVVAELVAHFQWRGPIGCTFPAVVRRGVICTAANVDQSWVGMDGESLFRQATGLSVRLLNDADAAGVAEMRFGAGRGRGGVVMLLTFGTGIGSAMFVDGRLMPNTELGHLEFRGGDAEHYAAARVRKEEKLSWHEWGKRVDRFLDYLDLLFSPDLFIVGGGVSRRFERFSEALSVRTEVVPAVLQNEAGIIGAALLASET
- the hflX gene encoding GTPase HflX, whose product is MTPSEGRTGRRLTATVTDLEITRQRAFLVGSLFDTAASLDELARLTDTAGSDPVGQASLRHRKPDPATFIGPGQASRLAEETRRLDVDVVIFDDDLTPTQQRNLQKIFGCDVVDRSGLILDIFAQHATSRAGMLQVELALLRYHLPRLRGHGTALSRQAGGIGTRGPGETKLETDRRRIERRITRLEQDLAKLHGTRMTQRKARRRNNVPLVALVGYTNAGKSTLLNRLTGTDVLVEDRLFSTLDATIRKLQIPDGPQVVFSDTVGFVRRIPHGLIEAFRSTLDEVADATLMIHVVDASDQDAESHIATVRDVLADLGAAAIPELLALNKQDSADPIRLHRLLALHPEALAFSAATGEGIDEMLGRIADALSPAMVLRTLTIPYTRGEVLAALHREGEVVDEQHGETAITVTVRIALDRAQRFEAEIA